A single region of the Chroococcidiopsis thermalis PCC 7203 genome encodes:
- a CDS encoding type IV secretory system conjugative DNA transfer family protein has product MNQSANKNFVKEVKVSDNSARAVNEYTDKLISPFLSTQGLILAGGILTLVALQVLDKGNKKKLASSYWGSNAEVANAKRIAVKQMKQPRCDSAALWIGANKLDRNNLYIPDIQRGTAAIGGPGSGKTASAILPMIYAAIEQEFGIVIYDFKYPSLAKIASYARKKGYDVHIFAPGFPESEVCNPIDFLRDSSDAETARQLATVINKNFRLAGNTNEDAFFGPAGDQLTQAILMLAKEFESKDNPSQSYADIMTAAAILSSEKMVERLKSANLNPWIKIAFGQLFSSADSEKTVAGIAGTASLMFTRFMAKNTLGCFVGKTTLPLEVKRQQMIIFGLDRERRDAVGPLMTSILHMVISRSIAKRREDPLVVALDELPSIYLPDLYRWLNESRSEGFCGILGWQNMGQLEKIYSKEIAKTILGACGTKFVFNPGEEESARLFSAYLGEEEIKYKQKSRTSGGGKTSTSISNQEKTRKLFEPAQFLKLPQGKCVLINPAYSNQKEGSVPILKKIKIPKTIESWEELNQSSWHKLRTRFAKRSTQKCPSQEDLESRMAEVNKRFPIPQQPQPTKNQPLVNLQGLF; this is encoded by the coding sequence ATGAACCAATCAGCTAACAAAAACTTTGTTAAGGAAGTTAAAGTAAGCGATAATTCCGCTCGCGCAGTTAACGAATATACCGATAAGCTAATCTCGCCTTTCCTCTCTACTCAAGGATTGATATTAGCTGGGGGAATTTTGACACTGGTAGCATTACAAGTACTAGATAAGGGCAATAAGAAAAAGCTAGCTAGTAGCTATTGGGGTAGTAATGCTGAAGTAGCAAATGCCAAAAGAATAGCCGTAAAACAGATGAAACAACCGCGATGTGACAGTGCAGCTTTATGGATTGGAGCGAACAAATTAGATCGAAACAATCTATATATACCAGATATCCAGCGGGGAACGGCAGCAATCGGCGGACCTGGTAGCGGTAAGACGGCAAGTGCTATTCTACCAATGATTTATGCCGCGATCGAGCAAGAATTTGGCATTGTTATCTACGATTTTAAATATCCTTCTCTTGCTAAAATAGCTAGTTATGCCAGAAAAAAAGGGTATGACGTACACATCTTTGCTCCAGGTTTTCCCGAATCAGAAGTGTGCAACCCAATTGACTTTCTCCGAGATAGTAGCGATGCCGAAACTGCAAGGCAGTTAGCTACGGTGATTAATAAAAACTTTAGGCTGGCTGGCAATACTAACGAAGATGCTTTTTTTGGTCCGGCTGGCGACCAGTTAACGCAAGCAATTCTCATGCTTGCTAAAGAATTTGAAAGTAAAGATAATCCCAGCCAAAGCTACGCAGATATCATGACCGCTGCTGCCATTTTGTCTAGCGAAAAAATGGTAGAGCGATTGAAATCAGCTAATCTGAATCCGTGGATTAAGATTGCCTTCGGTCAATTATTCTCCTCTGCTGATTCGGAGAAAACTGTAGCTGGAATTGCAGGTACGGCATCGTTGATGTTCACTCGCTTTATGGCTAAAAACACTCTCGGATGTTTTGTCGGTAAGACTACCTTACCCTTGGAAGTGAAGCGCCAGCAAATGATTATCTTCGGACTCGACCGAGAACGCCGAGATGCTGTCGGTCCTCTCATGACCAGCATTCTGCACATGGTAATATCGCGTAGTATTGCCAAAAGGCGCGAAGACCCTTTAGTTGTCGCTCTAGACGAGCTACCCTCAATTTATCTACCCGATTTGTATCGATGGCTCAACGAATCGCGCTCTGAAGGTTTTTGCGGTATTTTAGGCTGGCAGAATATGGGTCAGCTGGAGAAAATTTATAGCAAAGAAATTGCCAAAACTATTCTGGGTGCCTGCGGTACTAAGTTTGTTTTCAATCCTGGTGAAGAAGAATCAGCTCGCCTATTCTCTGCCTATTTAGGTGAGGAAGAGATTAAATACAAACAGAAATCGCGTACCAGCGGTGGGGGCAAGACAAGTACTTCTATTAGCAATCAAGAAAAGACGCGCAAATTATTTGAACCCGCACAATTCCTCAAGCTACCGCAAGGTAAATGCGTGTTGATTAACCCAGCCTACAGCAATCAGAAAGAAGGTTCAGTGCCGATCCTGAAAAAAATCAAAATTCCTAAAACTATCGAGTCTTGGGAAGAACTAAATCAAAGTTCGTGGCACAAGTTAAGGACGAGATTTGCAAAAAGAAGCACCCAAAAATGCCCCAGTCAAGAAGATTTGGAGAGCAGAATGGCTGAAGTTAACAAACGCTTTCCTATTCCTCAACAACCTCAACCGACTAAAAATCAACCCCTGGTAAATCTTCAAGGTTTATTCTGA
- a CDS encoding TrbI/VirB10 family protein yields the protein MTQAIDELLPLEDDSKVNSASSVDNFDEDLEDEDLEIEDPAEVRTQHSFVTSPFSRLGTIGGVFGVGFLVVYLSLNNVMNGSSDPVIAKSATAPQDRTIESKNNDGDIYAKLALARQKEELAALSKPPADKVETPPKPAATPAATRTVVVRQAVPPAPRPVASLATMPAPRIAIAPAAPKDPFAELERLRRIGSIGKIDYGDKYASASLVDGSNSSAGGDDRSLPYLDPARATAAQSEDNVPELKPTQNDGDSSFESDSSSPDAIEQLKPRWQPSLSPTAVKGIAGDRPLTVAATPSATPASYDYLPEEAQILSGKQPQYLTIGSHARATLVTPLFLSQQRDGRSNGSKRRFVARLDEPLMAHTGEIGIPAGTLVTIAMTSVDSASEVHAEVTAILKDETEYPVPSGAISISGKNSSPLIAKKMHNKGKEIAGFDLTLGAVAGLASIGEIVNQPDEEVVDDLPFGGSRTRRTRQRRSMTGAFLQGAFGQLADSISSRTQKATDEIAQRPDIWYIPQNTKIVVEVERSLKL from the coding sequence ATGACACAAGCAATAGACGAACTTTTACCGTTAGAAGATGACAGCAAAGTAAATTCTGCATCTTCTGTAGACAACTTCGATGAAGACCTAGAAGATGAAGACTTGGAAATAGAAGATCCTGCCGAAGTACGGACTCAGCATTCCTTTGTCACGTCACCCTTCTCGCGTCTGGGTACGATCGGTGGTGTTTTTGGTGTTGGTTTTCTCGTAGTTTACCTCAGCCTCAACAACGTAATGAACGGTAGTAGCGATCCAGTTATTGCCAAGTCCGCAACTGCACCTCAAGATCGCACTATAGAGTCGAAAAACAACGACGGCGATATCTATGCCAAACTCGCACTGGCTAGACAAAAAGAAGAGTTGGCTGCTTTGAGCAAACCACCAGCCGACAAAGTAGAGACTCCGCCCAAACCAGCAGCTACACCAGCAGCAACACGTACTGTTGTCGTCAGACAAGCAGTGCCGCCCGCCCCGCGACCTGTTGCTTCGCTAGCAACAATGCCCGCGCCTCGAATCGCAATCGCACCAGCAGCGCCTAAAGACCCGTTTGCCGAATTAGAACGCTTACGCAGGATTGGCTCTATCGGCAAGATCGATTACGGTGACAAATATGCCAGTGCTAGTCTTGTCGATGGTAGTAATTCTAGTGCTGGTGGTGACGATCGTTCGCTGCCCTATTTAGATCCAGCCCGCGCTACAGCAGCCCAATCAGAAGATAACGTCCCAGAACTCAAACCGACGCAAAATGATGGCGATTCCTCCTTCGAGTCGGACAGCAGCAGTCCCGACGCGATCGAACAACTCAAACCGAGATGGCAGCCGTCACTCTCACCTACCGCAGTCAAAGGTATTGCTGGCGATCGCCCCCTTACTGTCGCCGCCACACCTAGCGCAACGCCAGCTAGTTACGACTACCTCCCAGAAGAAGCACAAATTCTCTCAGGCAAGCAACCGCAATACCTAACGATCGGTTCTCATGCTCGCGCTACCCTTGTAACTCCACTTTTTCTCTCCCAACAACGCGACGGTCGCTCTAACGGTAGTAAACGTAGGTTTGTCGCCCGCCTTGACGAACCGCTGATGGCTCACACGGGTGAAATCGGCATCCCTGCTGGCACGCTCGTCACAATCGCCATGACTTCTGTAGATAGCGCCTCCGAAGTTCATGCCGAAGTGACTGCCATTCTCAAAGACGAAACCGAGTATCCCGTTCCTAGCGGTGCTATTAGTATATCGGGTAAGAATAGCAGTCCGCTAATTGCCAAAAAAATGCATAACAAAGGCAAGGAGATAGCTGGGTTCGATCTGACGCTAGGTGCAGTTGCAGGTCTAGCCAGTATTGGCGAGATCGTGAACCAACCTGATGAAGAAGTGGTAGACGACTTGCCTTTTGGTGGCAGCCGCACGCGCCGCACGCGCCAGCGTCGCTCGATGACAGGTGCGTTTCTACAGGGTGCTTTCGGTCAACTTGCCGATTCGATTAGCAGCCGCACTCAAAAAGCTACCGATGAAATTGCCCAGCGTCCCGATATTTGGTATATCCCGCAAAACACCAAAATTGTCGTTGAAGTCGAGCGCTCGCTGAAGCTGTAA